The Brassica oleracea var. oleracea cultivar TO1000 chromosome C6, BOL, whole genome shotgun sequence genomic interval GCAACTCCACAAGCTCCCTCACCTATTCTATTTAAAACCCCTTTGTTAACTAGAGTAATTATACAACATGCCATTGATCAAAACATTATAATTACCTTAGTTTTGTCTACATTTGTCACATATATACGTTGATACGTATTACATCAAACCTTATCATTTATTTCTTGCGTTAGTTACCTTAACCGAAGTTCTACGTATTACATCAAAGATTTTAAAATTATGTTAATTACCTTGACTGAAGTTTTTTCATTAATTTGTTTCAATACAAAAACATTGCTGACATATGTAGTGGTCTAATTTTTTTTATTCAAAATAAATATAGATGCGAAAAAAATTAATGTGTGATTATCAATCAAAGTTTGTTTTCTGAAAAATTCTAAAAAGTATTTGATGATCAATACGTGCTCAAGTGATTGATTTTCTTAAAAATGCGAAAAACATTTGTTCTCTTAAAAATATATCAAGAGGAAAACTTTGTTTTCTTAAAATAGTGAAACAGAAGAACCATACATATGGCATATACTTGCCATGTTTCATTAAATTGTTAGATGATCCCCGCCTTGCGATTGTAGAAACTNNNNNNNNNNNNNNNNNNNNNNNNNNNNNNNNNNNNNNNNNNNNNNNNNNNNNNNNNNNNNNNNNNNNNNNNNNNNNNNNNNNNNNNNNNNNNNNNNNNNATATATATATATATATATATATATATATATATAATTTAAAGCTAAAATTTAAATTATAATTTTAATAAAATTTATATTAAGTGCATTTCACTAATCCCTCAAAGAAAAAATAGGTAACACACAAAATGGATGAGATATATGCGATATATGTATATATGCAATATATATATATATATATATATATATAAATGTAAAGTTTAAAATAATTTTATATAATAGTTTTATTCTGTATTATATATAAATTATATTTATTGCATTAATAAATTATTTTCTAAAATGTATTATTATTTATCAAAATAAATATTTATATATAATTTTATACAAATAAATTTGTGCAGTACTTTAGATCGCTTTTTATCCATTTTCACCATTCAAACATATATTTTAAACCGCTAGATCCACTTAATCGATACTTTGTATCGCCAGATCCGTTAATCCCATTTTTGTTTCGCTCGATCCGCTTGATCCGAAATATTGGTCCCATTTTTCATTTGAAGCCTTAATTTGGTCCAAGCAACGTTCAACAACCAGAGATGGCATCTCCTAGAGACCATATGAGCTTTTTAACAATAAAAAAAAAAAAAATTTTATTATTTGAGGACCATTAAAAATAAATAATTTTTAGTTCATGTGTTTATTACAAGTATGTCATTTCTTACGTGGCAACTCCACAAGCTCCCTCACCTATTCTATTTAAAACTTCTTTCTTAACTAGAGTAATTACACAACCTGCCATTGATCAAAACATTATAATTACCTTAGTTTTGTGTACATTTGTCACATATATACGTTGATACGTATTACATCAAACCTTATCATTTATTTCTTGCGTTAGTTACCTTAACCGAAGTTCTACGTATTACATCAAAGATTTTAAAATTATGTTAATTACCTTGACTGAAGTTTTTTCATTAATTTGTTTCAATACAAAAACATTGCTGACATATGTAGTGGTCTAATTTTTTTTATTCAAAATAAATATAGATGCGAAAAAAATTAATGTGTGATTATCAATCAAAGTTTGTTTTCTGAAAAATTCTAAAAAGTATTTGATGATCAATACGTGCTCAAGTGATTGATTTCTTAAAAATGCGTAAAAACATTTGTTCTCTTAAAAATATATCAAGAGGAAAACTTTGTTTTCTTAAAATAGTGAAACAGAAGAACCATACATATGGCATATACTTGCCATGTTTCATTAAATTGTTAGATGATCCCCGCCTTGCGATTGTAGAAACTAAGGTACAATACAATTTTTTGGCATACAATTATAAAAACTTACCTTAGGTGATCTATCGTAATTAAGATTTTAACGCCAACTTGCATAATGCAAATAATGGCAGAGCAAATTGCCCATGATTCAAACGTGATTTGCAAGGACGAAATTGATTGATGATTGGGAAAAAGAAAACTTCTAATAACTTTGATATATTTTTAAATTAAAAATTTGGTAAATTGATGGTAATAATACGTGATTTGCGAGGACTTGACTTTTGTATATAAGAAACGTAGATTAAGGTTCAAATTATTGTAATCAATTAATAATCGTGAACTTTCTTGAATTTGTTCAATTGCGATTGATAAAAGGAAGTTTGCATTAACTATTTACAATATTAAAGTAATTCTCGACTAAGATTGGAGCGCAAGTTATGTGTAATATTCGATTAGTTACGGCCATTATTTTGAATCCATATGACCACATGGGAATTCCTTTTTAGTATAAATATAAGGCTTCTATAATTCAGAAAAGTCACCACACTTTTCTTCTCGACTTTGCTCATATCAAAACATTCTCTCAAGCAATCAAATGGTTGGCTTTAACTCTGTTTCCGATTTGAAACCATTCAAGAAATTGTTTCTTTTATATTTTATTAGTCTATTGCTTAAGTTTCATTTTATTTTATATTTATAATTTATTTTATGCAAACAAATATACAATTTTTTAAACAAAAATTATGCAGCTTAATTTAGATTGACATAATAAATTTCGTCTAACCCTTACTTTATAACATAGGGTTTTTACCAGAATTGACCTACAACTTAAAGTCAAACACAAAACTAACCTCCATTTTTTTGGAAATTGGTTTTATCCTATTCACCCCACAAGTTCATATAATTCACGAAAATGCCATCAATTTTTTTTTCGAAAATGACATTTTTACTCTCACACCCTCATCATCTTCAAGTAATTACAAGATTACCATTTTCATCAATACCCCAACCACCATGAACAACCAATTTGAAGCTCTTAATGCTCCCAAAATCGAGTTACCCTTCTTCTTTTTCATTCTTGTGAACTAAACACAACATATCTCACTTTCTCTCCACAATGAGCTAAAAAAACCCAAGATTTTGATTTTACATTTTTTATGGTTCATAGAGTCATAGAAGCTAACGATTCTGGGTGGGTCACTTTCGTTTGAGATTATGTGCGCTTGGAGAAGCCTAGATTCTGTGTGCTTGGAGAAGCCTTATGTGTGCTAAGAAAGTTATCTCACCAATTTAAGGTATGAAATCGAGTTTTTTTTCAGATCTGTTCGTCAGACGAGACGACTTACCTGGAAGTCGTCTGGTCAATGCAGAGGTTATTTTTGCAATTGACTTTGAAATCGGTTTTTTGAGACGACTGAAAGTTAAGTCGTCTGATTTTGTTTGGTTACAAAAAACAATCTCCAAAGAACCTAGACTACTTACATTTCAGTCGTCATAGGTTAGTTTTGTATTTGACTGGATTATTTCAGAAGTTTGACTTTCCCAGACGACTTACATTTCAGTCATCTGCTGAAAATTGAAATATCAATATTTTATTAACACTAGACGACTTACAAGTCTTCATAGGTTAGTTTTGCAATTGAAAAAAAAACTTCAATATTTAATCATACCCAAGCGACTTACAATTCAGTCATCCGCCCGACGACTTACATATAAGTTATCCAGGATTTTATTCTGAGATTCTGGTCAAACCTCGTAAATCCTGGACGACTGAATTGTAAGTCGTCTGGGTATGATTAAATATTGAAGTTTTTTTTTTCAATTGCAAAACTAACCTATGACGACTTAATTGTAAGTCGTCTAGTTTTAAAAAATATTATTATTTTAATTTTCACGAGACGACTGAAATGTAAGTCGTCCAGGAAAGTCAAACTTCTGATATAATCCAGTCAAATGCAAAACTAACCTATGACGACTGAAATGTAAGTCGTCTAGCTTTTTTGATGTTTTTTTAACCAAACAAAAGTAGACGACTTATTTTTCAGTCGTCTGAAATAACAAATTTCAAAGTCAATTGCAAAAATAACCTCTGCTTGACCATACGGCGTATAGTTTAGTCGTCAGAAGTACTTAGATTGAAGTCGTCCACTTCGATCTTTAATAAACTTTCGTTTTCTTTGTTCTATGTTTGCTAATGTGTTTTATTTTGACTTTTTCAGATGATGCGTCAGTTACATGCAGTGTATGGAGAATGGTTGTTGAAAGATGGATGTTGGAATTTTGTGGTTGATCATTTCAAACGAGCGAGAATGTTATTTTTGTGTGAAGGTTCGACACATGTTGATCTTGTTGCAATGGCTAAAGAAGATTATAACCTGAACATGAACACAGAGTCTGTGGACTTAACCTACTCATTACAACATATGGCTCCAGACCTTCCTCCTATTCATGTTACAAGTGATAGACAAGTTCAGAACTTGCTCGAGATAACTAAAACACATGAAGTACGTCTTTGTGTATCAAGCTTTAGCAAGATGAGAATGGTTTCAAAGGAAAGGGATGAAGCTGAGGAGGGGGATGNNNNNNNNNNNNNNNNNNNNNNNNNNNNNNNNNNNNNNNNNNNNNNNNNNNNNNNNGGGATGAAGCTGAGGATCATGATGGGGAGGAGGATGCTGACATCCCTGTTGTCGCTGATGCTGAGGATTATAGTGAGTATGGAAAGGTTAAAGACGAGGATGAAGAAGAAGATGATGCAATCTGTTTTGATGATTACAAAGGGGCATATGGTTGTGAAGGAGAAGGATCATCTGCACACAGAATCTATGTCAACCAGAGTTTTGCTACTAAGGATGCACTGCTTTCAGAGTTGCGGTTGACAGCGGTGAGGCGTAGGTTCTCCTTCAGAATATTCAAGTCAACGAAAACTCTCTTTGTGGCAACATGTCGTGTTAGTGGTTGTCAATGGAAGGTCCGAGCAAGTGTGCAACATGGGACTAAACGTTTTGGGTAACCAAGTATGTGGCAACTCATACATGTTCCATCCCAGACAGAATCGCTCAGCGGAAACGCTGTACTCCGAATTACATTGGTCAACTTTTCATAGATCGAGTGGGAATCATTGATGGGCTGAATCCGCAGCATATCAAAGATGCAATGAAGAACATGTTTGGCATGACACTTGATTACACCACTTCATACAGAGCATTGTTATNNNNNNNNNNNNNNNNNNNNNNNNNNNNNNNNNNNNNNNNNNNNNNNNNNNNNNNNNNNNNNNNNNNNNNNNNNNNNNNNNNNNNNNNNNNNNNNNNNNNNNNNNNNNNNNNNNNNNNNNNNNNNNNNNNNNNNNNNNNNNNNNNNNNNNNNNNNNNNNNNNNNNNNNNNNNNNNNNNNNNNNNNNNNNNNNNNNNNNNNNNNNNNNNNNNNNNNNNNNNNNNNNNNNNNNNNNNNNNNNNNNNNNNNNNNNNNNNNNNNNNNNNNNNNNNNNNNNNNNNNNNNNNNNNNNNNNNNNNNNNNNNNNNNNNNNNNNNNNNNNNNNNNNNNNNNNNNNNNNNNNNNNNNNNNNNNNNNNNNNNNNNNNNNNNNNNNNNNNNNNNNNNNNNNNNNNNNNNNNNNNNNNNNNNNNNNNNNNNNNNNNNNNNNNNNNNNNNNNNNNNNNNNNNNNNNNNNNNNNNNNNNNNNNNNNNNNNNNNNNNNNNNNNNNNNNNNNNNNNNNNNNNNNNNNNNNNNNNNNNNNAGTGGGTTTGGAGAGTTTTAGTTTGGAAAAAAAGTAAGAACTTTATACAACAAGAAGTTACCAGATGAAGAAAAATCAGACATAAAAACTTACCAAAATGCTCAGATCTATTATGAAAGGGAAACTTCGTCAGAAGACTTCCATGAAGTCCAGACGACTTCCAGGAAGTCCAGACGACTTCCAGGAAGTCCAGACGACTGACAGGAAGTCCAGACGACTGACATGGAAGTCATCTGGAAGACTTCCTGGAAACCGTCTAGTGCATTATATTTTAGACGACTAACATGTAAGTCGTCCCAGAAGTCTTTCAGATCTGAAAATCCTGCATATCAAATCCAGATCTGAAAAACCTGCATATCCAAAAACGTTCAAATGACTTAAAAACAGAGAAAATGAGTGGAAGATTAGATAAATCTACCTTTATAGAACACACAAAAATACATATCTAAAATTAATAGATCTACCTTTAAATGAGTGGAAGATGAGTACCATCTGATTAAAAACCTGCAAAAAAAGATAGATTAGTAAAAAAGACATGAGACAAAACTGAAAAATTCATATAAAGTTTGGTGTTTTCAAGTCAAGGAGATTAGATAGAGGTTGAATAGTTTTAGAGTGATGAACATTACATTTTTGTTGCAGCCATTTGAGAGTAGGAGAGAGAATGTGTAAATTTTTCTTTATATAGGGAGACCAAAAATCCAATTAGATTAAATATTTTTTACTCAGACGACTTCCTGGACGACTTANNNNNNNNNNNNNNNNNNNNNNNNNNNNNNNNNNNNNAATAATTTTTTTAAAAATTTTAGGCGGGAATATTTGGACGACTTACATGTAAGTCGTCTGTTTTAATTTCTTCACCAGACGACTGAAATGTAAGTCGTCTAGACCCTAAACATAACCCCTAAACTTAATTAACTAACTAAACTCTTCATAAAATCAAATTAAACTTCAAAAGTGTTTACTATACACAAAAATAAACATGTATAGGTAAAAAAATAATTTTTCAAAAAACATTTAAGCTTTCCAAAATATAACTCTAAGTATACATACAATACTATACAACATATGTTGCCAAACCATAGACCAAAAAATACCATGATTCACTACCTACACTCATCTATGTTGAAAACAATTCAATTTTGTTATATTTTAATTTGTATCACTTAAAACTGTTTATAATTACATGATTTTAATTTTTCGCTTATCAAAATATTTTTTTAAAAATTTAAAAATTATTTTTAAGTTCAGCTACACCAAAAGGCTTATTTTGAAGTCGTCTAGACGACTTTCAACATCTCAGACGATTCAGACGACTTACTAGGGTTATATTCGTAAAAATAGCTTCTGTTTTTTTGTTTGGTCACAAGGGGCTGGGCTGTAATTTCACAAGGCTTTTAGCAGTGTTTTTAAAACCGGACCGACCCGATGGTTAGACCGGATTCGACCATGAACCGGTTATATAGGCGGGTTGGTCTAGTAATTGGTTCGACCATGAACCGGCCTCATAGTCGGATTATATTTCAAAGTTATTAAACCAATAAAAACTACTAAAGCTATCAAAAATCTATAAACCATCCATATAAACAAGAAACTAATTTATATTTATAATATTTTATGTTCAAAATTGATTTATATTTTAATTATGCATCATGTTTATTAATATTATTTTTATATTTACATACTAAAAAATATTAAACCATATTATTGAACCAGGTTTGACCCGGTCGAACTATATTGAACCGTGACCTAAAATATTTCCGGTTTAGTTTCCGGTCCGATTTTAAAAACACTAGTTTTTAGGTTAGTTTTGCATTTGATTCAAATTTGATTATAGGTTTGGAGTTAAAATCAAATTGCGGGTTAGTTTTTGCAAATTCTCCTTATAACATATAGTATTTTTTGCTATGATTTTAACTTTATTGTGTCTACAAATTAAACGGATTATCATCTAGTATAATAGTATTTCTTTTTCATTGACGAGATTCTCCATTTTAACTTAAAAACAATACAACAACCCTAAAATTAGTAATCTCTTTAGATCGTCTCTCTACCATCATCACACTTTATCACCAAATCTTTCTCTCTCTCTCTCGCGATGGCAAAGAACCAAGCAAGCCTTCTCCTACAGAAGCAGCTCAAAGGTCTCTCATCTTTGTTCGGTTGATGTCGATAGTGGGATTAGCTAAATTTTTGTTGGGGGTTGGTTTGTTTCAGATCTGTGCAAGCACCCCGTTGATGGATTCTCAGCTGGGCTCGTTGATGAGAATAACGTTTTCCAGTGGAGCGTCTCCATCATGGGTCCTCCTGATACTCTCTAGTGAGTTTCTTTTTGTAATCTTTAAAATGCTCTTAGCTTCTAGCTGATTGATTGCGGTGTTTCATCTGCTCCATTTGAATCTTTTGTTTTTGCATTGGCTTAGCTGATTCATTAATTATCTTGCGTTTATTTGATTGCTAATCTCTGTTCGGTTGTTTTGATGAATTGTTATGGTACAAAAATTCCACAGTGAAGGGGGATTTTTCAATGCAATCATGACGTTTCCAGAGGATTACCCAAATAGTCCACCAACCGTCAAGTTCACTTCGGAGATGTGGCATCCTAATGGTGAGTTGAGTTGCTAGCTACTCTCTTTCATTCTCAGATTAAGAGTCTTGTTTATTTACCTATTTGGGTGCAGTTTACTCTGATGGGAAAGTTTGCATATCTATCCTTCATCCTCCTGGTGACGATCCTAATGGATACGAGCTTGCCTCTGAACGTTGGACCCCTGTCCATACGGTAACCCATTCATTTCATTTTCCAAGTAATTTTAGATCACATATGATTGAGAGAGCTAATATTAGGTAATGGGTGGTTTTTATATAGGTAGAAAGCATTGTGTTGAGTATCATATCGATGCTTTCGGGTCCCAACGATGAGTCACCGGCCAATGTGGAAGCAGCAAAAGAATGGAGAGACAACAGAGCAGAGTTTAGGAAGAAAGTGAGTCGCTGTGTTAGAAAATCGCAAGAGATGCTATGAACAACATCTCTCCTGCATGCGTCTTCTGTCTTGTTGTAACATTTGTTCGATTCTAAGTTAAAAGAGGAGAGCCTTGAGAAGAAGCAGCAAGACGGGTCTGTAGCTATCCTCTTTAATCTTTCTTGGTTTTGGGTTTTTTTTTTTCCTTTTTAAGGTTTGGAATCAAATCCACCCGCGTTAGGATTATATTATATATCTATCTTAACACTCAGTGGATTCGCTTTCATCTTTCCTTCTATTCACCAAATTTAGGTTCCGTTCACCGTTAGTTTGTTAGCAGGTTTAAGAAAATGACATAGAGCTGAAGCGACCAGAGGAAACCATTAGAAACAAAAGCGAGGTTCATGAAGTTTTTAAGTTCAAATCAGATGAACAGGAGACATCTGTTACCTCTACAAAAAAAAAGATAACAAAAAGCGCCATATAAATGAGCCATTCAACAGAAACAAGACGAGCTTGATTTCTGCAAAAAATAAAAAAAAAATGAAACTTTGAGAGATGATGTCAGAGACTGATTAAGAAAAACACCTGGAAACAGGCAATTACAATAGTTTGTGTAAGCCCAGCCCATGCGGGGAAGGGCGTTTACGTAATAAAGTGGTTTTGCGAGGACAAATGGTTCGGCTCATTTTCATCGGCTTCAGAATTGCGTTTCACATGACTGTAGGCTGCCACCACCCACCATGCTCCATGTTTGCACCCATTCTGCATCTCCTAGCACCCATTCTGCATCTCCTAGCCACCATGCTCCCAAGACCATCCATTTAATTATCAAATACTCCCTCCAAAAAGATGCATGTTTTAGATTTTAATTACCAATGCATTATTTTTCGTTATCAACTATTCCCCACAACTTTTAACCAATAAAATATTTATAAACACTATTATATTTTTTTAAGTTTTACAATTTGCAGTTAATTTATGCTTTGAAAATATAAATCATATATTTTTTTTAAACAATTGTTTTTTCTAAAATATAGATCTTTTTGAAACGGAGTGAGTAATACCTAATTATTAACTTTTGGTATAATGAATCCAAACCTGATCTAGCCTATAAAATACCTAATTATATTTCATATAACGATTTAGGTTATGATTATTATTCCAATTCGATTAAAAAAAACTTTAAATTCAATAAAGCATAATCCAAATATCTTATTAGCATTCGAAAATAATATTTCGAAACCTAAACAAGGATTCAAAAACTTAATTTAATATAATACTAGATTTTGATCTGCGTTTTTAAAACGCATACATTTTCTATGAATCTATAACTTTTTATTAGAAAATAAATGATTTAAAGTTGTTATATTATAATGTTTAAGTTTCAAGCAGTGTTTTCATATCCGACTTAGACTCGTGGTCGAACAGATAGAACCGATGATCCGTATATAATCTGTATATAGCATATGTTAACATATATAATTTGTTAATATTATTAATTTCCTATATTTATCTAAGTTTATATAAATATACATATAAGAATCAAAATAATATAATTTATTTATTTAGACCGGTCTTCCATTATTTTAAATGACTTTTTATGTTTTAAAACTTAATTCGATTTTTAATAATAAAATAAATTATTTGACAATATTTTGCTGATGAATATAAATTTGCAATTATCTCACAAAATTAAAGGTAGAAAGAATCATATGAGTATACTGATTTAAAATAATGAGATTTTGAATCACTCAATTGGAAGCGGTAAATGTATCCCGATTACAGAAAAAAAACTCTAGCAAAAACTCTAGCACGGGAGACACACTAGTATTCAGTAAATCACTACAACTTTCTTTTCCCCACTTTATGGTATTTGTTTGAAACATTTCTTCCACAATCATATCGTTATTAACCAATCATTTCCTTAAAACACATTAACCTAAATAAATATTGTCATTATCTTCCATTACAATAAAAAAGTCTCGTCCTCGTTTACACATTAGCCTTCTTCTTACTTTTTCTACGTTACGGTCTTCTTCTCCTCCTCCTCCGCCTCCAGGTACTCCTTCTCTCTCTCGCCATGAATCCTCCTTCTTAGTCTTCCCGCATTTCTTAATCGAACAACAACAGATCTATCATCCTTGGAATCCGATTATTCCTCATCAGATTCGCTGTTTCGGTCCTAGATCATTTCAGACTTTGCTACTTCCTTGTTACCCAAAAAGGCTTCTCCTTTCTCCTTTATTCTTTATTCGATGATTTAACGATTGTGTTTGCTTTCGTTTTCTTCATTAGGCGTTGAAAGTTGAAACCTTTGGGTGGAAAATGGTGTGGTTTCGAGCTGGTTCCAGCGCGACGAAGCTCGCTGTACGAAGGATTCTGAATCACGGCACGAGA includes:
- the LOC106298666 gene encoding ubiquitin-conjugating enzyme E2 14, producing MAKNQASLLLQKQLKDLCKHPVDGFSAGLVDENNVFQWSVSIMGPPDTLYEGGFFNAIMTFPEDYPNSPPTVKFTSEMWHPNVYSDGKVCISILHPPGDDPNGYELASERWTPVHTVESIVLSIISMLSGPNDESPANVEAAKEWRDNRAEFRKKVSRCVRKSQEML